Proteins from a genomic interval of Paenibacillus sp. RC334:
- a CDS encoding cupin domain-containing protein, whose product MAEILIRNTNVRISDEDKVREFLESQEVLYEHWDDSKLSGELQENFTLTDEQKVAVLSTFEAEIKDLAARRGYKIWDVITLSEATPNLDELLAKFEQIHTHTEDEIRAIVAGKGIFIIKGPEEIGYFNVELSPGDVISVPENIPHFFTLMENQKIVAVRLFIEENGWIAEPFEDPSFIKA is encoded by the coding sequence ATGGCTGAAATCTTAATACGCAATACGAATGTACGAATTAGCGATGAAGACAAGGTACGTGAATTTTTGGAGAGTCAAGAGGTATTGTACGAGCATTGGGATGATTCCAAGCTGTCCGGGGAGCTGCAAGAAAACTTCACCCTGACAGATGAGCAAAAAGTGGCTGTTCTAAGCACTTTTGAAGCCGAAATCAAGGACTTAGCCGCCCGCCGTGGGTATAAAATATGGGACGTTATCACCTTGTCCGAAGCAACGCCGAATTTGGACGAGCTACTTGCCAAGTTTGAGCAAATTCATACCCATACCGAAGATGAAATCCGTGCTATTGTAGCAGGCAAAGGCATTTTCATCATTAAAGGTCCTGAAGAAATCGGATATTTTAATGTTGAGCTTTCACCTGGTGACGTTATTTCCGTACCAGAAAATATTCCTCACTTCTTTACCTTAATGGAAAATCAGAAGATCGTCGCAGTACGTTTGTTCATCGAAGAAAATGGGTGGATTGCCGAACCGTTTGAAGATCCATCGTTTATTAAGGCATAA
- a CDS encoding HAD family hydrolase — MTIQAVMFDLDDTLLWDERSVEEAFDATCQTGSLEAGVDPKALEEAVRKEARALYESYETFSFTQLIGINPFEGLWANFTAGEQPEFRQLEQLAPAYRKESWRRGLQQLGIDNEELAQKLATQFALERRTRPHVYEETFEILEQLKGQYKLLLLTNGSPDLQQEKLDGVPQLAPFFDHVVISGSFGKGKPDPSIFQHALGLLGIEPEHALMVGDKLTTDIQGALAAGVHSVWVNRNAKTNTTEIKPKFEIKHLSELDGIIQSFK, encoded by the coding sequence TGATGATACACTTCTGTGGGATGAGCGCAGTGTAGAAGAGGCATTTGACGCAACGTGCCAGACAGGTTCCCTGGAAGCAGGCGTTGATCCGAAAGCTTTGGAAGAAGCAGTCCGCAAGGAAGCGCGTGCTTTGTATGAGTCTTATGAAACCTTTAGTTTTACTCAATTGATTGGCATTAATCCGTTTGAGGGATTGTGGGCGAATTTTACGGCAGGAGAGCAGCCAGAGTTCCGGCAATTGGAACAGCTGGCCCCTGCTTATCGAAAGGAATCTTGGCGTAGAGGTCTCCAACAGTTGGGGATAGATAATGAAGAGTTAGCGCAAAAGCTGGCAACCCAATTTGCCTTGGAAAGACGCACCCGTCCCCATGTTTATGAAGAAACGTTTGAGATTCTGGAGCAGTTGAAAGGGCAGTATAAGCTTCTTTTGTTGACAAACGGCTCCCCTGATCTACAGCAGGAGAAGTTGGATGGGGTTCCGCAGTTAGCTCCATTTTTTGATCACGTTGTTATTTCAGGTTCGTTTGGTAAAGGTAAGCCGGACCCGTCTATTTTTCAGCATGCTTTGGGGCTTCTCGGTATTGAGCCTGAACATGCTTTAATGGTGGGGGATAAGCTGACGACTGATATTCAAGGGGCTCTGGCGGCAGGTGTGCACTCCGTGTGGGTGAACCGCAACGCCAAAACCAATACTACAGAAATCAAGCCAAAGTTCGAAATTAAGCATCTGTCCGAATTGGATGGAATTATTCAATCGTTTAAGTAA